From one Streptomyces sp. SCSIO 30461 genomic stretch:
- the prfB gene encoding peptide chain release factor 2, with the protein MAVVDVSEELKSLSSTMGSIEAVLDLDRMRADIAALEEQAAAPSLWDDPEAAQKITSRLSHLQAEVRKAEALRGRIDDLEVLFELAEAEDDPDTRAEAESELEAVRKALDEMEVRTLLSGEYDEREALVNIRAEAGGVDAADFAEQLQRMYLRWAERHGYGTEVYETSYAEEAGIKSTTFVVKAPYAYGTLSVEQGTHRLVRISPFDNQGRRQTSFAGVEVLPVVEQSDHVEIDESELRVDVYRASGPGGQGVNTTDSAVRITHIPTGIVVSCQNERSQIQNKASAMNVLQAKLLERRRQEEQAKMDALKGDGGNSWGNQMRSYVLHPYQMVKDLRTEHEVGNPQSVLDGEIDGFLEAGIRWRKQQEK; encoded by the coding sequence GTGGCAGTCGTCGATGTATCCGAAGAGCTGAAGTCCCTCTCCTCGACCATGGGGTCGATCGAGGCCGTCCTGGACCTCGACAGGATGAGGGCAGACATCGCCGCGCTCGAGGAGCAGGCGGCGGCACCGTCCCTGTGGGACGACCCCGAGGCGGCGCAGAAGATCACCAGCAGGCTCTCGCACCTCCAGGCCGAGGTCCGCAAGGCCGAGGCACTGCGCGGGCGTATCGACGATCTCGAAGTGCTCTTCGAGCTCGCCGAGGCCGAGGACGACCCGGACACCCGCGCGGAGGCCGAGTCCGAGCTGGAGGCCGTCCGCAAGGCCCTGGACGAGATGGAGGTCCGCACCCTCCTCTCCGGCGAGTACGACGAGCGCGAGGCGCTCGTCAACATCCGCGCCGAGGCGGGCGGCGTCGACGCCGCCGATTTCGCCGAGCAGCTCCAGCGCATGTACCTGCGCTGGGCGGAGCGCCACGGTTACGGCACGGAGGTCTACGAGACCTCGTACGCGGAAGAGGCCGGTATCAAGTCGACCACCTTCGTGGTGAAGGCGCCGTATGCCTATGGCACGCTCTCCGTCGAGCAGGGCACCCACCGTCTGGTCCGTATCTCGCCGTTCGACAACCAGGGCCGCCGTCAGACCTCCTTCGCGGGCGTCGAGGTGCTTCCGGTCGTCGAGCAGTCCGACCACGTCGAGATCGACGAGTCCGAGCTGCGTGTGGACGTCTACCGCGCTTCCGGCCCGGGCGGCCAGGGTGTCAACACCACCGACTCCGCAGTGCGTATCACCCACATCCCGACCGGCATCGTGGTCTCCTGCCAGAACGAGCGTTCCCAGATCCAGAACAAGGCGAGCGCGATGAACGTCCTTCAGGCGAAGCTCCTTGAGCGCCGCCGCCAGGAGGAGCAGGCCAAGATGGACGCGCTCAAGGGCGACGGCGGCAACTCCTGGGGCAACCAGATGCGTTCGTACGTCCTGCACCCGTACCAGATGGTCAAGGACCTGCGTACGGAGCACGAGGTCGGCAACCCCCAGTCGGTGCTGGACGGCGAGATCGACGGCTTCCTCGAGGCAGGCATCCGCTGGCGCAAGCAGCAGGAGAAGTAG
- a CDS encoding FHA domain-containing protein — translation MQIRLTVLAPRSGQSTPSGSADSALPPATPLPSATRPGTAAGPDEARRACDVLVTAPAGTALAAVASSLAAAVAGQDVGQVVLYAGGERLDAQRCALGEPPLMDGAVLALQTPVESTTNGEVDAAALLHVIAGPDAGGVHLLHSGRIVIGRGAEADVPLDDPDVSRLHCAVTVGDDGRVTVADLGSTNGTTLDGSPVGAAAVRISSGALLRLGESTLRLAPTTAPEVLTTTPDGEGHLRVRGQEHDGQRQEREHTVPGRRPVPSWVRDEVAIPGQARHDERCEPREPVERVEPVAGTTAGPGARAGAGAGGPHGDTAHGSGIWTLPEEPGGASSAGSAVAADESRGRGDSGARRRGIGAWARRLAVGRGVAAADGAATSGEPVAAAAPLVETWPDPAAVLLTALGPGPRLWEREPGHPEEFVVRLGTVDRSDTPSVPVTVGLREAGALGLAGPRSRLNGLARSVVAQLAALHAPTGLELVLVSADRARALEERKRDWGWLGWLPHLRPAHGQDCRLLVAFDRDQATARTAELTRRLDEGPLGPGWPSADRRAVDGAAAQHMGPRTVLLLDGDPGSAALRETTARLAGAGTAAGIHVICLAETPAASPLSPVAATYEEACAASLAFRECGAVALLSGDVATALRLQRTAGGQPAGHGTVAAVDAVSAAWAQRFARALAPLRTVDGRHGGGVDGRSARPVASPLPRSARLLDELGLARATPASLMARWASAAAGTAVLGAGSHGPLAIDLVADGPHLLIEGPAGSGRTELLRAVAASLAAAGRPDELGLLLVDGAGGERGEGLAVCTDLPHVSEHLVASDPVRMRAFAQALGGELKRRAELLDGESFPEWQTRQAVSGRLVGQRQAGGGSRGGGNDTRGGGTTAGGRTEAAASPSGPPAPSTAPAPSTASAPSSLSRLVVLVDDYDALVAPALGSPGRPAAGSVVRALEAVARDGERLGVHLVATSARPDRTADTLLARDARLRVELDAPAVPLGPDAPAPGRGRLTRPDGTVAPFQAGRVTGRIPRTATQRPTVVELEWERMGDPPTRRPVRELGNGPTDLALLASALDRAARSVDATRRPRLTSSHA, via the coding sequence ATGCAGATCCGGCTGACCGTCCTCGCGCCGCGCAGCGGCCAGTCCACACCGTCCGGCTCGGCCGACTCGGCCCTCCCGCCCGCCACTCCCCTGCCGTCCGCGACCCGGCCGGGCACCGCGGCCGGGCCGGACGAGGCGAGACGGGCCTGTGACGTACTCGTCACCGCTCCCGCCGGTACGGCGCTGGCGGCAGTGGCCTCCTCGCTCGCGGCGGCCGTGGCCGGGCAGGACGTCGGCCAGGTCGTGCTCTACGCGGGCGGGGAGCGGCTGGATGCGCAGCGATGCGCGCTGGGCGAGCCACCGCTGATGGACGGGGCCGTGCTGGCGCTCCAGACCCCCGTCGAGAGCACGACGAACGGCGAGGTCGACGCGGCGGCCCTGCTGCATGTGATCGCCGGGCCTGACGCGGGCGGTGTCCATCTGCTGCACAGCGGCCGGATAGTGATCGGGCGAGGGGCCGAGGCGGATGTCCCCCTCGACGATCCCGATGTCTCACGGCTGCACTGCGCGGTGACCGTCGGTGACGACGGCCGGGTCACCGTCGCCGACCTCGGTTCCACCAATGGCACCACGCTGGACGGCTCCCCCGTGGGCGCCGCCGCGGTCAGGATCTCCTCCGGAGCCCTGCTGCGCCTGGGCGAGTCCACCCTGCGACTGGCCCCGACGACCGCCCCGGAAGTGCTGACGACCACTCCGGACGGCGAGGGGCACCTGCGCGTACGCGGCCAGGAGCACGACGGGCAGAGACAGGAGCGGGAGCACACGGTTCCGGGCCGGCGGCCCGTGCCCTCCTGGGTCCGGGACGAGGTGGCGATCCCCGGACAGGCACGGCACGACGAGCGGTGCGAGCCGAGGGAACCGGTGGAGCGGGTGGAGCCGGTGGCGGGGACGACGGCCGGACCGGGTGCTCGGGCCGGAGCCGGGGCGGGCGGGCCGCACGGCGACACCGCCCACGGCAGCGGCATCTGGACGCTCCCGGAGGAGCCCGGAGGCGCGTCATCCGCCGGAAGCGCCGTTGCCGCCGACGAAAGCCGGGGCCGGGGCGACAGCGGGGCCAGGCGGCGTGGCATAGGAGCCTGGGCCCGGCGGCTCGCCGTCGGACGGGGTGTGGCCGCCGCCGATGGCGCGGCCACGTCCGGGGAGCCGGTGGCAGCCGCCGCCCCGCTGGTGGAGACCTGGCCTGATCCCGCCGCCGTACTGCTCACCGCGCTGGGCCCCGGGCCGCGGCTGTGGGAGCGCGAGCCCGGACACCCGGAGGAGTTCGTCGTCCGGCTCGGCACGGTGGACCGCTCGGACACACCGTCCGTGCCGGTCACCGTGGGGCTGCGGGAGGCCGGGGCACTCGGTCTCGCGGGGCCCCGATCACGGCTCAACGGGCTCGCCAGATCCGTCGTGGCCCAGTTGGCGGCGCTGCACGCGCCGACCGGTCTGGAGCTCGTGCTGGTCAGCGCGGACCGCGCCAGGGCGCTGGAGGAGCGCAAGCGGGACTGGGGCTGGCTCGGCTGGCTCCCGCATCTGCGGCCCGCGCACGGGCAGGACTGCCGGTTGCTGGTCGCATTCGACCGGGACCAGGCCACCGCCCGGACCGCCGAGCTGACCCGGCGACTGGACGAGGGACCGCTCGGACCCGGCTGGCCGAGCGCCGACCGCCGTGCTGTGGACGGGGCAGCCGCACAGCACATGGGGCCGCGCACCGTGCTGCTCCTGGACGGCGACCCCGGTTCGGCCGCGCTCCGTGAGACCACGGCACGGCTGGCGGGAGCCGGAACGGCGGCGGGCATCCATGTGATCTGCCTGGCCGAGACCCCGGCCGCGTCTCCGCTGTCTCCGGTCGCGGCCACCTACGAAGAGGCGTGCGCGGCGTCCCTCGCCTTCCGCGAGTGCGGAGCGGTCGCATTGCTGAGCGGCGATGTGGCGACCGCGCTGCGGCTGCAGCGTACGGCGGGCGGGCAGCCCGCGGGGCACGGCACGGTCGCTGCCGTGGACGCGGTCTCCGCAGCCTGGGCCCAGCGCTTCGCCCGGGCACTGGCACCGTTGCGCACCGTGGACGGACGGCACGGCGGGGGCGTGGACGGCCGAAGTGCCCGCCCCGTGGCATCGCCGCTGCCGCGATCGGCGCGGCTGCTGGACGAGCTGGGCCTGGCCAGAGCCACGCCCGCCTCGCTGATGGCCCGCTGGGCGTCGGCCGCGGCCGGCACCGCGGTGCTGGGTGCGGGCTCGCACGGACCCCTCGCGATCGACCTCGTCGCCGACGGCCCCCATCTGCTGATCGAGGGGCCGGCCGGAAGCGGCCGTACGGAACTGCTGCGCGCCGTCGCCGCTTCGCTGGCGGCAGCGGGCCGGCCGGACGAGCTCGGTCTGCTGCTCGTGGACGGCGCGGGAGGCGAGCGGGGCGAGGGGCTTGCCGTCTGTACGGACCTGCCCCATGTCAGCGAGCACCTGGTCGCGTCGGATCCGGTCCGGATGCGGGCTTTCGCCCAGGCACTCGGCGGGGAGCTCAAGCGCCGCGCTGAGCTGCTGGACGGCGAGAGCTTCCCGGAGTGGCAGACGCGGCAGGCGGTCTCGGGGCGGCTGGTGGGCCAGCGCCAGGCCGGCGGAGGCTCCCGCGGCGGTGGCAACGACACCCGTGGCGGCGGCACGACGGCGGGCGGACGGACCGAGGCGGCCGCTTCCCCTTCCGGCCCTCCCGCACCCTCCACGGCGCCCGCACCCTCCACGGCTTCCGCACCTTCCTCGCTGTCCCGGCTGGTCGTGCTCGTCGACGACTACGACGCGCTGGTCGCCCCCGCGCTCGGCAGCCCCGGTCGGCCCGCCGCGGGTTCCGTCGTACGGGCGCTGGAGGCCGTGGCCAGGGACGGAGAGCGACTCGGCGTCCATCTGGTCGCCACATCCGCGCGTCCGGACCGCACAGCGGACACTCTGCTGGCGCGCGACGCCCGGCTGCGGGTGGAGCTCGACGCCCCCGCTGTGCCGCTCGGCCCGGATGCCCCGGCCCCGGGCCGTGGTCGGCTGACCCGACCGGACGGTACCGTCGCGCCGTTCCAGGCGGGCCGGGTGACGGGCCGCATCCCCCGTACGGCGACCCAGCGGCCCACGGTGGTGGAGCTTGAGTGGGAGCGGATGGGCGACCCGCCCACCCGTCGTCCGGTCCGTGAGCTGGGCAACGGCCCCACCGACCTGGCCCTGCTGGCCAGCGCCCTGGACCGGGCGGCCCGCTCGGTCGACGCGACCCGGCGGCCCCGGCTGACCTCGTCCCACGCCTGA
- a CDS encoding serine/threonine-protein kinase codes for MARNIGSRYTAHQILGRGSAGTVWLGEGPEGPVAIKLLREDLASDEELVGRFVRERTALLGLDHPRVVAVHDLVVDGNDLALVMDLVRGTDLRTRLDRERRLAPAAAVAIAADVADGLAAAHAVGVVHRDVKPENILLDMEGPLGPGGSHPALLTDFGVAKLIDTPRRTRATRIIGTPDYLAPEIVEGLPPRAAVDIYALATVLYELLAGFTPFGGGHPGAVLRRHVTETVVPLPGIPDELWQLIVQCLAKAPASRLRASELAARLRELQPTLRGMPPLDVDEPDAESSCDAGAEADSAYPAAPSAPRRAAVPLVPRATTDSNRDTHTSMRVPGPDELAGGARGTARAPRSPGQRRPGSARHKADAVRRRRITLGVAGIVLVAAIGAGSWLAAGGDDEGAPPQDSKQSAPSQP; via the coding sequence TTGGCACGGAATATCGGCAGCCGGTACACCGCCCACCAGATCCTCGGGCGGGGCAGCGCCGGCACGGTGTGGCTCGGCGAGGGGCCTGAAGGCCCCGTCGCCATCAAGCTACTGCGCGAGGACCTGGCCTCCGACGAGGAGCTCGTCGGGCGGTTCGTCCGGGAGCGCACGGCCCTGCTCGGGCTCGACCATCCGCGGGTCGTCGCCGTCCACGACCTCGTGGTGGACGGCAATGACCTCGCCCTGGTGATGGATCTCGTCCGAGGCACGGATCTGCGTACCCGCCTCGATCGGGAGCGTCGGCTGGCGCCCGCCGCCGCGGTAGCCATCGCCGCCGACGTCGCCGACGGCCTCGCCGCCGCCCACGCGGTCGGTGTGGTCCACCGTGACGTCAAGCCGGAGAACATCCTGCTCGACATGGAGGGGCCGCTCGGTCCAGGCGGATCCCACCCCGCGCTGCTGACCGACTTCGGCGTCGCCAAGCTGATCGACACCCCGCGCCGCACCCGTGCCACTCGGATCATCGGGACGCCCGACTATCTGGCCCCGGAGATCGTGGAGGGCCTGCCGCCCCGTGCCGCCGTCGACATCTACGCCCTCGCGACGGTGCTCTACGAGTTGCTCGCGGGCTTCACCCCGTTCGGTGGCGGCCACCCCGGCGCCGTACTGCGACGCCATGTCACCGAGACCGTGGTGCCCCTGCCGGGTATCCCCGACGAGCTGTGGCAGCTGATCGTCCAGTGCCTGGCCAAGGCGCCCGCGTCCCGGCTGCGCGCGTCCGAGCTCGCGGCGCGGCTGCGTGAGCTCCAGCCGACGCTGAGGGGCATGCCCCCGCTCGATGTGGACGAGCCGGACGCCGAGTCCTCCTGCGACGCCGGTGCCGAGGCGGACTCGGCCTATCCCGCCGCTCCCAGCGCACCCCGCAGGGCAGCTGTCCCGCTGGTTCCCCGCGCGACCACCGACTCCAACCGGGACACCCACACCTCCATGCGCGTCCCGGGCCCGGACGAGCTCGCGGGCGGTGCCCGCGGCACGGCCCGTGCTCCGCGCTCCCCGGGCCAGCGCCGTCCCGGCTCCGCCCGCCACAAGGCGGATGCGGTCCGCAGGCGCCGGATCACCCTCGGTGTCGCGGGAATCGTGCTGGTGGCGGCCATCGGGGCCGGGAGCTGGCTCGCCGCGGGCGGTGACGACGAGGGCGCACCACCCCAGGACTCGAAGCAGTCAGCCCCGTCGCAGCCTTAG
- a CDS encoding protein kinase domain-containing protein — translation MRPVGSKYLLEEPLGRGATGTVWRARQRETAGAEAAVAGQPGETVAIKVLKEELANDADVVMRFLRERSVLLRLTHPNIVRTRDLVVEGDLLALVMDLVDGPDLHRYLRDNGPFTPVGACLLTAQIADALAASHDDGVVHRDLKPANVLLAERAGEMHPMLTDFGIARLADSPGLTRTHEFVGTPAYVAPESAEGRPQTSAVDIYGAGILLYELVTGRPPFAGGTALEVLHRHLSEEPRRPSTVPGPLWTVIERCLRKEPGERPSAENLARGLRTVAAGIGVHSTPAQIEAAEGVGALLAPDPDPAAVPQTPGAADPTQVLPTNAAQYDPGAATSVLPHTGAPGGAADPTAVMPPVPQGSGPEDPHPWQSQLQAARNRNEQTQVQYLDPSEDPLRRRPQRQAPPPQPPQRPAQRPQGRPQPQPQRGQQYAPPPQQYAPAAPQHYAPQRQQYAPPQPPPPQQPAQRPQREPRPPRQRSANPMRIPGLGCLKGCLFTLVLLFVAGWLIWELTPLQEWIGTGESYWNAIGDGIGQVTDFISELVGSGSGRGGTGTSGQ, via the coding sequence GTGCGGCCGGTAGGCAGCAAGTACCTGCTCGAGGAACCGCTCGGCCGCGGTGCCACGGGCACCGTCTGGCGAGCCCGCCAGCGTGAGACCGCGGGAGCCGAGGCCGCCGTCGCAGGCCAGCCGGGCGAGACCGTGGCGATCAAGGTCCTCAAGGAAGAGCTGGCGAACGACGCGGACGTGGTGATGCGCTTCCTGCGCGAGCGGTCCGTGCTGCTCAGGCTCACCCACCCGAACATCGTCCGGACCCGCGACCTGGTGGTCGAGGGCGATCTGCTCGCCCTGGTGATGGACCTGGTCGATGGCCCCGACCTGCACCGCTACCTCCGGGACAACGGCCCGTTCACGCCCGTGGGGGCCTGCCTGCTCACCGCGCAGATCGCGGACGCGCTCGCCGCCAGCCACGACGACGGCGTGGTGCACCGCGACCTCAAGCCCGCGAACGTCCTGCTCGCCGAGCGGGCGGGCGAGATGCACCCGATGCTCACCGACTTCGGTATCGCGCGCCTCGCGGACTCCCCGGGCCTGACCCGTACACACGAGTTCGTCGGCACGCCCGCCTATGTGGCCCCCGAATCCGCCGAGGGTCGTCCGCAGACCTCGGCCGTCGACATCTACGGCGCCGGAATCCTGCTGTACGAGCTGGTCACCGGCCGTCCGCCGTTCGCCGGCGGCACGGCGCTCGAGGTGCTGCACCGCCATCTGAGCGAGGAACCGCGCCGCCCGTCCACCGTCCCGGGGCCGCTCTGGACGGTCATAGAGCGCTGCCTGCGCAAGGAGCCGGGCGAGCGCCCCAGCGCGGAGAATCTCGCCCGCGGGCTTCGCACCGTCGCCGCCGGAATCGGCGTGCACTCCACGCCCGCCCAGATCGAGGCCGCGGAGGGGGTCGGTGCGCTGCTCGCACCCGACCCCGACCCCGCCGCCGTCCCGCAGACGCCGGGTGCGGCCGACCCCACCCAGGTGCTGCCGACCAACGCCGCGCAGTACGACCCGGGAGCCGCCACCAGCGTGCTCCCGCACACCGGCGCGCCGGGTGGCGCCGCCGATCCGACCGCGGTCATGCCGCCCGTGCCCCAGGGCTCCGGGCCTGAGGACCCGCACCCCTGGCAGTCCCAGCTGCAGGCGGCTCGGAACCGCAACGAGCAGACCCAGGTCCAGTATCTGGACCCGAGCGAGGACCCGCTGCGTCGCCGTCCGCAGCGCCAGGCGCCACCGCCCCAGCCACCGCAGCGGCCCGCACAGCGCCCCCAGGGGCGGCCGCAACCCCAGCCGCAGCGCGGTCAGCAGTACGCGCCCCCTCCGCAGCAGTACGCCCCTGCCGCGCCCCAGCACTACGCCCCGCAGCGGCAGCAGTACGCCCCGCCGCAGCCCCCGCCGCCTCAGCAGCCCGCCCAGCGCCCGCAGCGTGAGCCGCGCCCGCCTCGCCAGCGCAGCGCCAATCCGATGCGGATTCCCGGTCTCGGCTGCCTCAAGGGCTGTCTGTTCACACTGGTGCTGCTGTTCGTCGCGGGCTGGCTGATCTGGGAACTCACGCCCCTCCAGGAGTGGATCGGCACGGGCGAGAGCTACTGGAACGCCATCGGCGACGGGATCGGCCAGGTGACCGACTTCATCAGCGAGTTGGTCGGCTCGGGCTCCGGACGCGGAGGCACGGGTACCAGCGGTCAGTGA